One region of Parambassis ranga chromosome 21, fParRan2.1, whole genome shotgun sequence genomic DNA includes:
- the LOC114426443 gene encoding olfactory receptor 11A1-like — MDSDYNATYITLDGHVELDKYRYLYFVIMFIVYILIIYCNFTIVYIIWIHENLHEPMYVFIAALLVNSVIFSTNIYPKLLIDFLSEKQVIQYSACLFQFFIFYSLACAEFLLLSAMAYDRYVSICKPLQYPTIMRKRTVGIFLGLAWLVPACVIAVPAVISAFMKVCIFTLNGIFCNNSIYSLHCTSSRARSIFGAIALIMTALLPLLFILFTYSRIFIITYHSGREVRKKAAQTCLPHLLVLISFSCLCAYDVIIVRLGSDFPKYLRLIMTLQGFLYHPLFNPIIYGLKMTEISKHLKRLFCQTKLT, encoded by the coding sequence ATGGACAGTGATTATAATGCAACATACATAACTCTTGATGGGCATGTGGAATTGGACAAATACAGATATCTCTATTTTGTGATCATGTTCATTGTGTATATATTAATAATCTACTGTAATTTTACCATTGTGTACATTATCTGGATTCACGAAAACCTCCATGAGcctatgtatgtttttattgcagCCTTACTTGTGAATTCTGTTATTTTTAGCACCAACATCTACCCGAAATTGTTAATTGACTTTTTATCTGAAAAACAGGTCATACAATATTCAGCATGTCTCTTCcaattttttatattttattcactaGCCTGTGCAGAATTCTTACTGTTATCAGCCATGGCCTATGACAGATATGTGTCTATTTGTAAACCATTGCAATATCCGACTATCATGAGAAAAAGAACTGTTGGGATTTTCCTGGGTTTAGCTTGGCTTGTGCCTGCTTGTGTGATAGCAGTTCCTGCAGTAATAAGTGCATTTATGAAAGTTTGTATATTTACTTTGAATGGGATTTTTTGTAACAATTCAATTTACTCTCTGCACTGTACCAGTTCAAGAGCAAGGTCAATATTTGGCGCTATTGCTCTGATAATGActgccctcctccctctgctatTCATACTTTTTACATATAGCAGAATTTTTATAATAACCTATCACAGTGGTAGAGAAGTCAggaaaaaagctgcacagacctgTTTACCTCACCTGTTGGTGTTAATCagtttctcctgtttgtgtgcatatgaTGTCATTATAGTTCGTTTAGGATCTGATTTCCCTAAATATTTACGTTTAATAATGACTTTGCAGGGGTTTCTGTATCATCCACTTTTTAATCCAATTAtatatggattaaagatgacagaaatatctAAACACTTAAAAAGGTTGTTCTGCCAAACCAAACTGACTTAA
- the LOC114426415 gene encoding olfactory receptor 11A1-like, with protein sequence MDNDYNATYITLDGHVELDKYRYLYFVIMFIVYILIIYCNFTIVYIIWIHENLHEPMYVFIAALLVNSVIFSTNIYPKLLIDFLSEKQVIQYSACLFQFFIFYSLGCAEFLLLSAMAYDRYVSICKPLQYPTIMRKRTVGTFLGLAWLVPACVIAVPAILSADMKVCIFTLNGIFCNNSIYSLHCTSSRARSIFGAIALIMTALLPLLFILFTYSRIFIITYQSGREVRKKAAQTCLPHLLVLISFSCLCAYDVIIVRLGSDFPKYLRLIMTLQVVLYHPLFNPIIYGLKMTEISKHLKRLFCQTKLT encoded by the coding sequence ATGGACAATGATTATAATGCAACATACATAACTCTTGATGGGCATGTGGAATTGGACAAATACAGATATCTCTATTTTGTGATCATGTTCATTGTGTATATATTAATAATCTACTGTAATTTTACCATTGTGTACATTATCTGGATTCACGAAAACCTCCATGAGcctatgtatgtttttattgcagCCTTACTTGTGAATTCTGTTATTTTTAGCACCAACATCTACCCGAAATTGTTAATTGACTTTTTATCTGAAAAACAGGTCATACAATATTCAGCATGTCTCTTtcaattttttatattttattctttaGGCTGTGCAGAATTCTTACTGTTATCAGCCATGGCCTATGACAGATACGTGTCTATTTGTAAACCATTGCAATATCCGACGATCATGAGAAAAAGAACTGTTGGGACTTTCCTGGGTTTAGCTTGGCTTGTGCCTGCCTGTGTGATAGCAGTTCCTGCAATATTGAGTGCTGATATGAAAGTTTGTATATTTACTTTGAATGGGATTTTTTGTAACAATTCAATTTACTCTCTGCACTGTACCAGTTCAAGAGCAAGGTCAATATTTGGCGCTATTGCTCTGATAATGActgccctcctccctctgctatTCATACTTTTTACATATAGCAGAATTTTTATAATAACCTATCAAAGTGGTAGAGAAGTCAggaaaaaagctgcacagacctgTTTACCTCACCTGTTGGTGTTAATCagtttctcctgtttgtgtgcatatgaTGTCATTATAGTTCGTTTAGGATCTGATTTCCCTAAATATTTACGCTTAATAATGACTTTGCAGGTGGTTTTGTATCATCCACTTTTTAATCCAATTAtatatggattaaagatgacagaaatatctAAACACTTAAAAAGGTTGTTCTGCCAAACCAAACTGACTTAA
- the LOC114426429 gene encoding olfactory receptor 4D6-like — protein MDDKFNGTYITIDGYEELHKYKYLYFLILFAVYVFVICSNSTIVYLIWFHQNLHEPMYIFIAALSVNSILFSTAVYPKFFIDILSERQIISYSACLFQFLMFYSLGASDFLLLSAMAYDRYVSICKPLQYTTIMRQTTVIIFLGLAWLVPACHLASMVALNANQKLCSFTLNGIFCNNSVYKLHCETSKVLSIYGVVVMIDVVFIPVVFILFTYTKILIITYKSSRDVRKKAAETCVPHLLVLFSFFCLSVYDVIIARLQFDFPKVVRLIMTLQIVLYNPLFNPIIYGLKMKEISKHLKRLVCNCNKREM, from the coding sequence ATGGATGATAAATTCAATGGAACATACATAACCATTGATGGCTATGAAGAACTTCACAAATAcaaatatctttattttttaattctctTTGCAGTATATGTTTTCGTAATCTGCAGTAACTCTACTATTGTTTACCTGATCTGGTTTCACCAAAACCTCCATGAGCcaatgtatatttttattgcTGCACTGTCAGTGAATTCTATTCTGTTCAGCACTGCAGTCTATCCAAAGTTTTTTATTGACATTTTGTCAGAGAGACAGATCATATCCTATTCAGCCTGTTTGTTCCAGTTTTTGATGTTTTACTCTTTAGGCGCTTCTGATTTCTTACTGTTGTCAGCCATGGCTTATGACAGATATGTATCTATATGTAAACCTCTGCAATACACAACTATCATGAGACAAACAactgttattatttttctaGGTTTGGCTTGGCTTGTGCCTGCTTGTCATCTGGCTTCTATGGTTGCACTGAATGCTAATCAAAAACTCTGCAGTTTTACTTTAAATGGAATATTTTGCAATAATTCTGTGTACAAACTTCACTGTGAGACCTCGAAAGTGCTTTCTATATATGGTGTAGTTGTTATGATAGATGTTGTATTTATCCCTGTGGTTTTTATACTTTTTACATACACAAAGATACTAATAATAACCTACAAAAGCAGTAGAGATGTCAGGaaaaaagctgcagagacaTGTGTACCTCACTTGCTGGTattgttcagcttcttctgcttgtCTGTATATGATGTAATCATAGCTCGACTACAATTTGACTTTCCCAAAGTTGTGCGGTTAATAATGACATTACAAATTGTTCTGTATAATCCCCTCTTCAATCCAATTATATATGgactaaaaatgaaagaaatctCAAAACACCTTAAGAGGCTGGTCTGTAATTGTAATAAGAGGGAAATGTGA
- the LOC114426856 gene encoding olfactory receptor 4D6-like produces the protein MDDKFNGTYITIDGYVELHKYKYLYFLILFAVYVFIICSNSTIVYLIWFHQNLHEPMYIFIAALSVNSVLFSTVVYPKFFIDILSERQIISYSACLFQFLMYYSLGASEFLLLSAMAYDRYVSICKPLQYPTIMSKRTINIFIGLAWFVPACHLALTAALNANQKHCSFTLKGIFCNNSIYKLHCETSRALVVYGIVMLIDIVFIPVVFILFTYTKILIITYKSSRDVRTKAAETCVPHLLVLFCFFCLCTYDTIIARLELDFPNVVRLIMTLQVVLYNPLLNPIIYGLKMKEIYKHLKRLVIIRRDD, from the exons ATGGATGATAAATTCAATGGAACATACATAACCATTGATGGCTATGTAGAACTTCACAAATAcaaatatctttattttttaattctctTTGCAGTATATGTTTTCATAATCTGCAGTAATTCTACTATTGTTTACCTGATCTGGTTTCACCAAAACCTCCATGAGCcaatgtatatttttattgcTGCACTGTCAGTgaattctgttctgttcagcaCTGTAGTCTATCCAAAGTTTTTTATTGACATTTTGTCAGAGAGACAGATCATATCCTATTCAGCCTGTTTGTTCCAGTTTTTGATGTATTACTCTTTAGGTGCTTCAGAGTTCTTACTGTTGTCAGCCATGGCTTATGACAGGTATGTATCTATATGTAAACCTCTGCAATACCCGACTATCATGAGTAAAAGAACAATTAATATTTTCATAGGTTTGGCTTGGTTTGTGCCTGCTTGTCATCTTGCATTAACAGCTGCACTGAATGCTAAtcaaaaacactgcagttttACTTTAAAAGGAATATTTTGTAATAATTCCATTTACAAACTTCACTGTGAGACCTCAAGAGCACTTGTTGTATATGGTATAGTTATGTTGATCGATATTGTATTTATCCCTGTGGTTTTTATACTTTTTACATACACAAAGATACTAATAATAACCTACAAAAGCAGTAGAGATGTCAGGACAAAAGCTGCAGAGACATGTGTACCTCACTTGCTGGTATTGTTCTGCTTCTTCTGCTTGTGTACATATGATACAATTATAGCTCGACTGGAATTGGACTTTCCCAATGTTGTGCGTTTAATAATGACTTTACAAGTTGTTCTGTACAATCCTCTCCTCAATCCAATTATATATGGcctaaaaatgaaagaaatctATAAACACCTTAAGAGGCTG gtcataattcgTAGAGACgattga